The following are encoded together in the Nitrospirota bacterium genome:
- a CDS encoding PIN domain-containing protein, which yields MSEILVDTSVWLDFFRDRDSPYGIALDRLLQEERVCTTGLITAEIIPGARTLKHYRALKDYFQAIPRVDAPATLWDDVMETQFRLKRKGVNGMSIPDLIIAVVALAADRAVFTKDHDFTLIRRVLPLRVVEVTASTGG from the coding sequence GGACTTCTTTCGCGATCGAGACTCTCCGTATGGCATCGCATTGGACCGCCTGTTGCAAGAAGAGCGCGTGTGTACCACGGGATTGATCACGGCGGAGATTATTCCCGGCGCCAGGACGCTGAAACACTATCGGGCGTTGAAGGATTACTTCCAGGCGATCCCGCGCGTCGATGCGCCAGCCACGCTCTGGGACGACGTGATGGAGACGCAGTTCCGTTTGAAGCGAAAGGGCGTGAACGGGATGAGCATCCCTGATCTGATCATCGCCGTGGTGGCGCTCGCCGCAGACCGAGCCGTCTTCACCAAAGACCACGATTTCACGCTGATCAGGAGAGTCCTCCCCCTCCGCGTTGTTGAGGTGACCGCCTCGACGGGCGGATAA